Proteins encoded by one window of Lemur catta isolate mLemCat1 chromosome 12, mLemCat1.pri, whole genome shotgun sequence:
- the GLRX gene encoding glutaredoxin-1, translating to MAQEFVNGKIQPGKVVVFIKPTCPYCRRTQEILSQLPFKPGFLEFVDITANSDANEIQDYLQRLTGARTVPRVFFGKECIGGCSDLVTLQENGQLVTRLEQIGALQ from the exons ATGGCTCAGGAGTTTGTGAACGGCAAAATCCAGCCTGGGAAGGTGGTCGTGTTCATCAAACCCACCTGCCCCTACTGCAGAAGGACCCAAGAGATCCTCAGTCAATTGCCCTTCAAACCAGGGTTTCTGGAATTTGTCGATATCACAGCCAACAGCGATGCAAACGAGATTCAAGATTATCTGCAGCGGCTCACAGGAGCAAGAACG GTGCCTCGAGTGTTTTTTGGCAAGGAGTGTATAGGTGGATGCAGTGATCTAGTAACTCTGCAAGAGAACGGGCAGCTGGTGACTCGCCTAGAGCAGATTGGAGCTCTGCAGTAA